The Zalophus californianus isolate mZalCal1 chromosome 7, mZalCal1.pri.v2, whole genome shotgun sequence genome includes a region encoding these proteins:
- the SRSF12 gene encoding serine/arginine-rich splicing factor 12 isoform X3: MVRRPEDLRREFGRYGPIVDVYIPLDFYTRRPRGFAYVQFEDVRDAEDALYNLNRKWVCGRQIEIQFAQGDRKTPGQMKSKERHPCSPSDHRRSRSPSQRRTRSRSSSWGRNRRRSDSLKESRHRRFSYSQSKSRSKSLPRRSTSARQSRTPRRNSGSRGRSRSKSLPKRSKSIGKSQSSSPQKQTSSGTKSRSHGRHSDSIARSPCKSPKGYTNSEAKAQTAKHTHFRSHSRSRSYRHKNSW; this comes from the exons GCCTGAGGACTTGCGCCGTGAGTTTGGTCGATATGGCCCTATAGTAGACGTTTACATTCCACTTGACTTCTACACCCGCCGCCCAAGAGGATTTGCTTATGTTCA ATTTGAAGATGTTCGTGATGCTGAAGATGCTCTTTATAACCTCAATAGAAAATGGGTATGTGGCCGTCAAATTGAAATACAGTTTGCACAAGGTGACCGAAAAA CACCAGGCCAAATGAAATCAAAAGAACGTCACCCTTGTTCTCCAAGTGATCATAGGAGATCAAGAAGCCCCAGCCAAAGGAGAACTCGAAGTAGAAGTTCTTCATGGGGAAGAAATAGGAGACGGTCTGATAGCCTTAAAGA GTCTCGACACAGGCGATTTTCTTACAGCCAATCTAAATCTCGCTCCAAATCACTACCACGGCGGTCTACCTCAGCAAGGCAGTCAAGAACTCCAAGAAGGAATTCTGGTTCTAGAGGACGGTCAAGGTCCAAGTCCTTACCAAAAAGGTCCAAGTCAATAGGAAAATCACAATCAAGTTCACCTCAAAAGCAGACTAGCTCAGGAACAAAATCAAGATCACATGGAAGACATTCTGACTCCATAGCAAGATCCCCTTGTAAATCTCCCAAGGGGTATACCAATTCTGAAGCTAAAGCACAAACAGCAAAACACACTCATTTTCGATCACATTCCAGATCTCGGAGTTACCGTCATAAAAACAGCTGGTGA
- the SRSF12 gene encoding serine/arginine-rich splicing factor 12 isoform X1, giving the protein MSRYTRPPNTSLFVRNVADATRPEDLRREFGRYGPIVDVYIPLDFYTRRPRGFAYVQFEDVRDAEDALYNLNRKWVCGRQIEIQFAQGDRKTPGQMKSKERHPCSPSDHRRSRSPSQRRTRSRSSSWGRNRRRSDSLKESRHRRFSYSQSKSRSKSLPRRSTSARQSRTPRRNSGSRGRSRSKSLPKRSKSIGKSQSSSPQKQTSSGTKSRSHGRHSDSIARSPCKSPKGYTNSEAKAQTAKHTHFRSHSRSRSYRHKNSW; this is encoded by the exons GCCTGAGGACTTGCGCCGTGAGTTTGGTCGATATGGCCCTATAGTAGACGTTTACATTCCACTTGACTTCTACACCCGCCGCCCAAGAGGATTTGCTTATGTTCA ATTTGAAGATGTTCGTGATGCTGAAGATGCTCTTTATAACCTCAATAGAAAATGGGTATGTGGCCGTCAAATTGAAATACAGTTTGCACAAGGTGACCGAAAAA CACCAGGCCAAATGAAATCAAAAGAACGTCACCCTTGTTCTCCAAGTGATCATAGGAGATCAAGAAGCCCCAGCCAAAGGAGAACTCGAAGTAGAAGTTCTTCATGGGGAAGAAATAGGAGACGGTCTGATAGCCTTAAAGA GTCTCGACACAGGCGATTTTCTTACAGCCAATCTAAATCTCGCTCCAAATCACTACCACGGCGGTCTACCTCAGCAAGGCAGTCAAGAACTCCAAGAAGGAATTCTGGTTCTAGAGGACGGTCAAGGTCCAAGTCCTTACCAAAAAGGTCCAAGTCAATAGGAAAATCACAATCAAGTTCACCTCAAAAGCAGACTAGCTCAGGAACAAAATCAAGATCACATGGAAGACATTCTGACTCCATAGCAAGATCCCCTTGTAAATCTCCCAAGGGGTATACCAATTCTGAAGCTAAAGCACAAACAGCAAAACACACTCATTTTCGATCACATTCCAGATCTCGGAGTTACCGTCATAAAAACAGCTGGTGA
- the SRSF12 gene encoding serine/arginine-rich splicing factor 12 isoform X2 codes for MSRYTRPPNTSLFVRNVADATRPEDLRREFGRYGPIVDVYIPLDFYTRRPRGFAYVQFEDVRDAEDALYNLNRKWVCGRQIEIQFAQGDRKTPGQMKSKERHPCSPSDHRRSRSPSQRRTRSRSSSWGRNRRRSDSLKDQSKSRSKSLPRRSTSARQSRTPRRNSGSRGRSRSKSLPKRSKSIGKSQSSSPQKQTSSGTKSRSHGRHSDSIARSPCKSPKGYTNSEAKAQTAKHTHFRSHSRSRSYRHKNSW; via the exons GCCTGAGGACTTGCGCCGTGAGTTTGGTCGATATGGCCCTATAGTAGACGTTTACATTCCACTTGACTTCTACACCCGCCGCCCAAGAGGATTTGCTTATGTTCA ATTTGAAGATGTTCGTGATGCTGAAGATGCTCTTTATAACCTCAATAGAAAATGGGTATGTGGCCGTCAAATTGAAATACAGTTTGCACAAGGTGACCGAAAAA CACCAGGCCAAATGAAATCAAAAGAACGTCACCCTTGTTCTCCAAGTGATCATAGGAGATCAAGAAGCCCCAGCCAAAGGAGAACTCGAAGTAGAAGTTCTTCATGGGGAAGAAATAGGAGACGGTCTGATAGCCTTAAAGA CCAATCTAAATCTCGCTCCAAATCACTACCACGGCGGTCTACCTCAGCAAGGCAGTCAAGAACTCCAAGAAGGAATTCTGGTTCTAGAGGACGGTCAAGGTCCAAGTCCTTACCAAAAAGGTCCAAGTCAATAGGAAAATCACAATCAAGTTCACCTCAAAAGCAGACTAGCTCAGGAACAAAATCAAGATCACATGGAAGACATTCTGACTCCATAGCAAGATCCCCTTGTAAATCTCCCAAGGGGTATACCAATTCTGAAGCTAAAGCACAAACAGCAAAACACACTCATTTTCGATCACATTCCAGATCTCGGAGTTACCGTCATAAAAACAGCTGGTGA
- the SRSF12 gene encoding serine/arginine-rich splicing factor 12 isoform X4 produces the protein MFVMLKMLFITSIENGYVAVKLKYSLHKVTEKKILLLKYLLLRFSGNKLFHILAPGQMKSKERHPCSPSDHRRSRSPSQRRTRSRSSSWGRNRRRSDSLKESRHRRFSYSQSKSRSKSLPRRSTSARQSRTPRRNSGSRGRSRSKSLPKRSKSIGKSQSSSPQKQTSSGTKSRSHGRHSDSIARSPCKSPKGYTNSEAKAQTAKHTHFRSHSRSRSYRHKNSW, from the exons ATGTTCGTGATGCTGAAGATGCTCTTTATAACCTCAATAGAAAATGGGTATGTGGCCGTCAAATTGAAATACAGTTTGCACAAGGTGACCGAAAAA aaaatactACTACTAAAGTACCTGTTACTGAGGTTTTCAggtaataaattatttcatattctaGCACCAGGCCAAATGAAATCAAAAGAACGTCACCCTTGTTCTCCAAGTGATCATAGGAGATCAAGAAGCCCCAGCCAAAGGAGAACTCGAAGTAGAAGTTCTTCATGGGGAAGAAATAGGAGACGGTCTGATAGCCTTAAAGA GTCTCGACACAGGCGATTTTCTTACAGCCAATCTAAATCTCGCTCCAAATCACTACCACGGCGGTCTACCTCAGCAAGGCAGTCAAGAACTCCAAGAAGGAATTCTGGTTCTAGAGGACGGTCAAGGTCCAAGTCCTTACCAAAAAGGTCCAAGTCAATAGGAAAATCACAATCAAGTTCACCTCAAAAGCAGACTAGCTCAGGAACAAAATCAAGATCACATGGAAGACATTCTGACTCCATAGCAAGATCCCCTTGTAAATCTCCCAAGGGGTATACCAATTCTGAAGCTAAAGCACAAACAGCAAAACACACTCATTTTCGATCACATTCCAGATCTCGGAGTTACCGTCATAAAAACAGCTGGTGA
- the SRSF12 gene encoding serine/arginine-rich splicing factor 12 isoform X5, producing MKSKERHPCSPSDHRRSRSPSQRRTRSRSSSWGRNRRRSDSLKESRHRRFSYSQSKSRSKSLPRRSTSARQSRTPRRNSGSRGRSRSKSLPKRSKSIGKSQSSSPQKQTSSGTKSRSHGRHSDSIARSPCKSPKGYTNSEAKAQTAKHTHFRSHSRSRSYRHKNSW from the exons ATGAAATCAAAAGAACGTCACCCTTGTTCTCCAAGTGATCATAGGAGATCAAGAAGCCCCAGCCAAAGGAGAACTCGAAGTAGAAGTTCTTCATGGGGAAGAAATAGGAGACGGTCTGATAGCCTTAAAGA GTCTCGACACAGGCGATTTTCTTACAGCCAATCTAAATCTCGCTCCAAATCACTACCACGGCGGTCTACCTCAGCAAGGCAGTCAAGAACTCCAAGAAGGAATTCTGGTTCTAGAGGACGGTCAAGGTCCAAGTCCTTACCAAAAAGGTCCAAGTCAATAGGAAAATCACAATCAAGTTCACCTCAAAAGCAGACTAGCTCAGGAACAAAATCAAGATCACATGGAAGACATTCTGACTCCATAGCAAGATCCCCTTGTAAATCTCCCAAGGGGTATACCAATTCTGAAGCTAAAGCACAAACAGCAAAACACACTCATTTTCGATCACATTCCAGATCTCGGAGTTACCGTCATAAAAACAGCTGGTGA